One region of Jonesiaceae bacterium BS-20 genomic DNA includes:
- a CDS encoding IS3 family transposase (programmed frameshift) has protein sequence MSSRRKFSAEFKADAVELVISSGRPIVQVAEEIGVSDGSLGNWVRAWKKEHPDAGGDDRGPVEWAQYKALEAENAELKRENRIFGKSQRLLCREATVKDYFDFVAAQKAYFPVAWMCRKLGISRASYYRRLHPKPKTATQVRHEELETLVTTEFHDAKGMAGRDQLTLILGNKGVKISAGTVGSIMADHKLEAVRKRAWKKTTAPDPDARTEHIKNHMLDADGNRDFSSTVPGTRLCGDITYLRTGSGWLYLATVIDLANGKVIGWSMDSHMRRDLVIQALAMARDHGQLDPNGAIFHSDRGSQYTSSEFQKWCKNNKVTQSMGETGVAWDNAVAESFFSHFKTEMYHQRSFPNHLAARTAVMEYIEVWYNRKRPHARNNGIPPETALQNYQNHRQIKAA, from the exons ATGTCCAGTCGTCGTAAGTTTAGTGCGGAGTTTAAGGCAGATGCGGTTGAGTTGGTGATTTCTTCTGGCCGACCAATTGTTCAGGTTGCTGAGGAAATTGGTGTTAGTGATGGTTCGTTGGGGAATTGGGTCAGGGCTTGGAAAAAAGAGCATCCTGACGCTGGTGGTGATGACCGTGGGCCGGTTGAGTGGGCTCAGTACAAGGCCTTAGAAGCTGAGAATGCGGAACTGAAGAGGGAGA ATCGCATTTTTGGGAAAAGTCAGCGCCTTCTTTGCCGCGAAGCAACAGTAAAAGATTACTTCGATTTCGTCGCTGCTCAGAAGGCTTATTTCCCGGTTGCCTGGATGTGTCGCAAACTTGGTATCTCTCGGGCCTCATATTATCGGCGGCTTCACCCGAAGCCAAAGACTGCAACCCAGGTTCGTCATGAAGAGTTAGAGACCCTTGTGACTACGGAGTTCCATGATGCCAAGGGTATGGCGGGCCGCGATCAACTCACGTTGATATTAGGCAATAAAGGGGTCAAGATCAGTGCCGGCACAGTCGGTTCAATTATGGCTGATCACAAGCTTGAAGCAGTGCGGAAGCGGGCTTGGAAGAAGACCACGGCCCCTGATCCTGATGCCCGAACCGAGCATATTAAGAACCATATGCTTGACGCCGATGGCAATCGCGACTTCTCTTCAACGGTGCCCGGGACAAGGCTTTGTGGCGATATAACCTATCTTCGCACTGGGTCAGGGTGGTTGTATTTGGCCACCGTTATTGACCTAGCAAACGGCAAGGTAATTGGTTGGTCAATGGACAGCCATATGCGACGAGATCTTGTTATTCAAGCCCTAGCGATGGCCAGAGATCACGGACAGTTGGATCCCAATGGAGCCATATTTCACTCAGATCGTGGCTCACAATACACTTCGAGCGAATTTCAGAAATGGTGCAAAAACAACAAGGTCACTCAGTCCATGGGAGAGACGGGGGTGGCTTGGGACAATGCTGTGGCTGAATCATTCTTTTCGCATTTTAAGACTGAAATGTATCATCAACGGTCGTTCCCCAATCACCTCGCAGCTCGCACCGCGGTGATGGAATATATCGAAGTTTGGTACAACCGTAAACGGCCTCACGCCCGCAACAATGGGATACCACCAGAAACAGCGTTACAGAACTACCAAAACCACCGCCAGATCAAGGCAGCTTAA
- a CDS encoding DUF6668 family protein has protein sequence MTETNPWLAAIQTDEPQPVVDEVPDQQVVSWQPGQVAAPSVPGGLRTAPCQGDGRLWVVAAHGGAGATTVARLLDAGDAGQVWPAPRSGSVSAVVVARHHLSGLRAAQAAAIQWASGVIPGVHLVGLILVADSPVKQPKELAEFQRLVMGAFPAVWHAEYVPAWRVQDPWESNVPRSYKKVLSQVGAAFERKTP, from the coding sequence ATGACTGAAACCAATCCATGGCTTGCCGCTATACAAACGGATGAGCCGCAACCAGTAGTTGACGAGGTGCCTGATCAGCAGGTTGTTTCGTGGCAACCAGGCCAGGTGGCAGCGCCAAGTGTGCCTGGTGGGTTGCGTACTGCGCCGTGCCAGGGTGATGGCCGTTTATGGGTTGTGGCCGCACACGGGGGAGCTGGTGCTACCACGGTTGCCCGGTTGCTTGATGCTGGTGATGCGGGGCAGGTTTGGCCTGCCCCAAGGTCGGGTTCCGTATCAGCGGTGGTAGTGGCTCGGCATCATTTGTCTGGTTTACGTGCAGCTCAAGCTGCGGCGATCCAATGGGCGTCCGGGGTCATTCCTGGTGTGCATCTGGTGGGTTTGATCCTGGTCGCTGACTCTCCTGTGAAGCAACCCAAAGAGCTTGCTGAGTTTCAGCGGCTGGTGATGGGGGCTTTTCCTGCCGTGTGGCACGCAGAATACGTGCCTGCTTGGCGGGTCCAAGATCCGTGGGAATCCAATGTCCCTCGGTCATATAAGAAAGTGCTGTCCCAGGTTGGGGCGGCGTTTGAAAGGAAAACACCATGA